One window of the Leucobacter komagatae genome contains the following:
- a CDS encoding SNF2-related protein produces the protein MSAVRTLQRVLSAGRLPTAVEAAELEKFPGWGATPELFDPKNAKYQAEREALTELWGDEEWAAARRTVLNAHYTNDAYVDAMWQTLGDLGVPETGHILEPGCGTGNFIKGAGTHLVTGVELDPTSAAIAQVLNPAAIIRAESFGDTFLTHDGYDAVIGNVPFGQTRLYDPAYNRANLSLHNHFIVKALRQTKPGGIVLVMSSRWTMDAKAEQARREISSYGELLGAVRMPAGAHGETAGTDAIVDVLVLRRHLGDTPEGEPAWLKTVDIDGDAGTARVNSYFAERHGHVLGTLGTRVGQFGPEVSVSAVEVSPTAVAPLLAEKLRDIVQDARDTGRTWAATGQVVSDRPVAGIVQDPSLSIGHISVQDGVLMQQGVTELEPVNVPKNAVRELTHLVSLRSAAVLLLEAEASSAEDTENIAVLRQDLNRIYDSYLETYGPISRSTTTVRERAGQDPVVTRRFPAAVRALRVDPHYATVAALEHYNDDTETSRKATIFTERVVGAVTLVDHVDTPEDAIRVSLERTGYVDMALVASLLDVDEADAVDQVADLVFLDPEHNNRYMPAAEYLSGNVRRKLKEVRELAVVDAVYERHVNALTEVIPEEVGPAEIDVRFGAGWVPVSDVSAFLEHELKRGVKTIERIDGEWKFQIAGKTPETVEAKWGVSGDHVKVGAAQVMKKVMNGEKLELRYRPDADGPYVLDQVATESLQERAGELHDTFQDWLWRDGERVVRLQERYNDMYNGIALRSYDGVELVFPGKAKSFTPRPHQHAAVARMLAEPAVGLFHEVGAGKTAEMVLGVMELKRLGMADKPAIVVPNQMLEQFTREFKQIYPRARVLSAGSDDIARSGGKDGRKLFVARARSGDWDAVIMTHGAFGKIGLGAAQADYSQQRLDELRDVLEQKLNSELSEKSVKELEKKLSDQEERLKKLLDLNHDEGVTWDETGIDYLCIDEAHLYKNMAVVSSVSDLAKKGNDMTTDLDMKLWYHREHLGQSRVATLATATPLPNSIIEMYVMMRYMRPDLLKDAQVYSADDWAQQFTGQVTAVEAKPDGGGFQVKTRTTKFRNVPELLRMWHVPGDVKTQADLALPVPRIRADVDGERAPEMVIVPATEEQSAGMGDLVDRGDAVRRGMVRPEEDNMLKITSNGRALALDARLYDGGPPAEWETTKVDVVADNVYEIWAENKDREYLDEWGETSEARGALQIVFADLGTPSTDGRWDAYTEIREQLIAKGIPASQIRFIHEAGNDKAKAELFQQARDGRVQVLFGSTGKMGVGTNVQARAVALHHIDAPWRPADVTQREGRAIRQGNQNDELRILRYATEGSFDSYMWGTLARKATFIDQVLTGRLDVREVENSTEMALQFSEMQAIAAGDMRILEAANLENEVQKLSRQERAHSRKISSVQARRLALQQGMEVTKHDLQVMQKLAPQVVDTRGDNFTGRVKPSSWAEAPNYRERKQFGQALKVAVERAREQLGAYGFTANNAAYPRPLNIQVSVAGLEWETQLRWNAYKQSDPIVEFSAGRTHKAMQLRVAWSRIQDGDESGLAQSFELQARDLPRVIEEHEAMVAVAAEEITELRCLEQEEWPKRGAFVAAQSQLAEILGQLEREAGKVADQASAIYGVKQGIITTGEPPSVQM, from the coding sequence GTGTCTGCAGTCCGCACTCTCCAGCGAGTTCTATCAGCAGGCCGGCTCCCCACAGCCGTAGAAGCCGCGGAGCTCGAGAAGTTTCCGGGCTGGGGCGCAACCCCTGAACTGTTCGACCCGAAGAACGCGAAGTATCAGGCAGAGCGGGAAGCGCTCACAGAGTTGTGGGGTGATGAGGAGTGGGCGGCCGCGCGCCGCACCGTCCTGAACGCGCACTACACGAACGACGCCTACGTCGACGCGATGTGGCAGACGCTCGGCGACCTCGGCGTCCCCGAGACCGGGCACATACTCGAGCCGGGATGCGGGACGGGCAACTTCATCAAGGGAGCCGGCACACACCTGGTGACGGGTGTCGAGCTCGATCCGACGTCGGCCGCGATCGCGCAGGTGCTCAACCCGGCCGCGATCATCCGCGCCGAGTCGTTCGGTGACACGTTCCTCACGCATGACGGCTATGACGCCGTGATCGGAAACGTCCCGTTCGGGCAGACTCGGCTCTACGATCCGGCCTACAACCGAGCGAACCTGTCGCTCCACAACCACTTCATCGTGAAGGCGCTGCGGCAGACAAAGCCCGGCGGCATCGTCCTGGTGATGTCGTCCAGGTGGACGATGGACGCGAAGGCCGAACAGGCCCGCCGAGAGATCTCCAGCTATGGCGAGCTTCTGGGCGCGGTGAGGATGCCGGCGGGCGCTCACGGAGAGACAGCGGGGACAGACGCCATCGTCGACGTCCTTGTCCTCCGCAGGCACCTCGGGGACACACCTGAGGGCGAACCGGCATGGCTCAAGACGGTGGACATTGACGGGGACGCCGGGACAGCTCGCGTGAACAGTTACTTCGCTGAGCGGCACGGGCACGTGCTGGGGACACTGGGGACACGGGTTGGACAGTTCGGGCCAGAGGTGTCCGTGTCCGCCGTCGAGGTCTCCCCCACAGCTGTCGCGCCGCTTCTCGCGGAGAAGCTCCGGGACATTGTCCAGGACGCGCGCGACACTGGGCGGACGTGGGCAGCGACTGGCCAGGTCGTGTCCGACCGTCCCGTCGCCGGGATCGTCCAGGATCCGAGCCTGTCCATCGGACATATCAGCGTCCAGGACGGTGTCCTCATGCAGCAGGGTGTGACCGAGCTTGAACCGGTGAATGTCCCGAAGAACGCTGTCCGTGAGCTCACACATCTGGTGTCCCTCAGGTCCGCCGCTGTTCTTCTTCTCGAGGCAGAAGCATCGTCTGCAGAAGACACCGAGAACATTGCAGTCTTGCGTCAAGACCTCAACCGGATCTACGACTCGTACCTGGAGACCTATGGGCCGATTAGCCGGTCGACCACGACGGTCCGAGAACGTGCAGGGCAGGATCCGGTAGTGACGCGGCGGTTCCCGGCCGCGGTCCGGGCGCTCCGTGTCGACCCGCACTACGCCACCGTCGCGGCACTTGAGCACTACAACGACGACACCGAGACATCGAGGAAAGCGACAATCTTCACCGAGCGCGTCGTGGGAGCAGTCACGCTGGTCGACCACGTGGACACCCCCGAGGACGCGATCCGTGTCTCGCTGGAACGCACCGGCTACGTCGACATGGCACTTGTCGCGTCGCTCCTCGACGTCGACGAGGCGGACGCGGTCGACCAGGTCGCTGACCTCGTGTTCCTCGACCCCGAACACAACAACCGGTATATGCCGGCAGCGGAGTACCTCTCCGGGAACGTGCGCAGAAAGCTGAAGGAGGTGCGTGAGCTCGCCGTCGTTGACGCGGTCTACGAGCGCCACGTCAACGCCCTCACCGAGGTCATCCCGGAGGAAGTCGGGCCGGCAGAGATCGACGTCCGGTTTGGCGCCGGCTGGGTGCCCGTGAGTGATGTGTCGGCGTTCCTTGAGCACGAGCTCAAGCGCGGCGTGAAAACGATCGAACGCATCGACGGCGAGTGGAAGTTCCAGATCGCGGGCAAGACCCCGGAGACCGTGGAAGCGAAGTGGGGTGTCTCTGGCGACCACGTGAAGGTCGGCGCAGCCCAGGTCATGAAGAAGGTCATGAACGGGGAGAAGCTCGAGCTACGGTACCGGCCAGATGCGGACGGCCCGTATGTGCTCGACCAGGTCGCCACCGAGTCGCTGCAGGAGCGTGCGGGCGAACTGCACGACACATTCCAGGACTGGTTGTGGCGCGACGGGGAACGCGTGGTCCGGCTGCAGGAGCGCTACAACGACATGTACAACGGGATCGCGCTCAGGTCCTACGACGGCGTCGAGCTCGTGTTCCCTGGCAAGGCGAAATCCTTCACCCCGCGTCCGCATCAACACGCCGCCGTCGCGCGCATGCTCGCGGAGCCGGCCGTCGGGTTGTTCCACGAAGTCGGCGCGGGGAAGACGGCCGAGATGGTGCTCGGCGTGATGGAACTCAAACGGCTCGGTATGGCGGACAAGCCTGCGATCGTCGTCCCGAACCAGATGCTGGAACAGTTCACGCGCGAGTTCAAACAGATCTACCCCCGCGCACGGGTGCTCTCTGCCGGCAGTGACGACATTGCCCGTTCGGGCGGCAAGGACGGCCGAAAGCTGTTCGTCGCGCGCGCCCGCAGCGGGGACTGGGATGCGGTCATCATGACCCACGGTGCGTTCGGGAAGATCGGCCTCGGCGCCGCGCAGGCCGACTACTCCCAACAGCGCCTCGACGAGCTCCGAGACGTCCTCGAGCAAAAGCTCAACTCCGAACTGTCGGAGAAGTCCGTCAAGGAACTCGAGAAGAAGCTCTCCGATCAAGAAGAACGACTCAAGAAGCTCCTCGATTTGAATCACGATGAAGGGGTGACGTGGGATGAGACCGGGATTGACTACCTCTGCATTGACGAAGCCCACCTGTACAAGAATATGGCCGTAGTTTCTTCCGTCTCTGACCTGGCGAAGAAGGGCAACGATATGACGACAGATCTCGATATGAAGCTCTGGTATCACCGCGAGCACCTCGGCCAGTCCCGCGTGGCGACGCTCGCGACCGCGACGCCGCTACCGAACTCAATCATCGAGATGTACGTCATGATGCGGTACATGCGGCCGGACCTGTTGAAGGACGCGCAAGTGTATTCGGCAGACGACTGGGCGCAGCAGTTCACTGGACAGGTCACTGCCGTGGAAGCGAAACCTGATGGCGGCGGCTTCCAGGTGAAGACCCGCACGACGAAGTTCAGGAACGTGCCCGAGCTCCTGCGCATGTGGCACGTTCCCGGCGACGTGAAAACCCAGGCAGACCTCGCGCTCCCCGTCCCCCGCATCCGTGCCGACGTCGACGGAGAACGAGCACCCGAGATGGTGATCGTCCCAGCCACGGAAGAGCAATCTGCCGGCATGGGTGACCTCGTCGACCGCGGCGACGCCGTGAGGCGCGGCATGGTGAGACCTGAAGAGGACAACATGCTGAAGATCACGTCGAACGGGCGAGCACTCGCGCTCGACGCGAGGCTCTACGACGGCGGACCGCCGGCAGAGTGGGAGACCACGAAGGTCGACGTCGTCGCGGACAACGTCTACGAGATTTGGGCCGAGAACAAGGACCGCGAGTACCTCGACGAGTGGGGGGAGACCTCGGAGGCCCGGGGCGCGCTCCAGATCGTATTCGCGGACCTCGGTACCCCGTCGACGGACGGCCGCTGGGACGCGTACACGGAGATCCGTGAGCAGCTGATCGCGAAGGGGATCCCGGCGTCGCAGATCCGGTTCATCCACGAAGCCGGCAACGACAAGGCAAAGGCCGAATTGTTCCAGCAGGCGCGCGACGGCCGCGTGCAGGTGTTGTTCGGCTCGACCGGCAAGATGGGCGTCGGCACGAATGTGCAAGCGCGCGCTGTCGCCCTGCACCACATTGACGCGCCCTGGCGCCCGGCGGACGTCACTCAGCGTGAGGGCCGCGCGATCCGGCAGGGCAACCAGAACGACGAGCTCCGTATCCTGCGCTACGCAACCGAGGGGTCGTTCGACTCGTACATGTGGGGCACCCTCGCAAGGAAGGCCACGTTCATCGACCAGGTCCTCACCGGCCGTCTCGACGTGAGAGAGGTCGAGAACTCGACCGAGATGGCGCTGCAGTTCTCCGAGATGCAAGCAATTGCAGCCGGCGACATGCGCATCCTGGAAGCCGCGAACCTAGAGAACGAGGTGCAAAAGCTATCCCGTCAGGAGCGCGCGCACTCGAGGAAGATCTCATCGGTCCAGGCTCGTAGGCTCGCACTCCAGCAGGGCATGGAGGTTACGAAGCATGACCTGCAGGTCATGCAGAAGCTCGCACCACAAGTCGTTGATACTCGTGGCGATAACTTCACTGGCCGGGTGAAGCCGTCGAGCTGGGCCGAGGCACCGAACTATCGTGAACGCAAACAGTTCGGGCAAGCTCTCAAGGTCGCGGTCGAGCGGGCACGTGAACAGCTTGGCGCCTACGGGTTCACAGCGAACAATGCCGCCTACCCGAGGCCGCTGAACATTCAGGTGTCGGTCGCGGGCCTTGAATGGGAGACTCAGCTGCGGTGGAACGCATACAAGCAGTCAGACCCGATTGTCGAGTTTTCAGCGGGCCGCACACACAAGGCGATGCAACTCCGCGTGGCATGGTCGCGGATCCAAGACGGCGACGAATCAGGCCTCGCACAGTCCTTCGAACTGCAGGCCCGAGACCTCCCCCGGGTGATCGAAGAGCACGAAGCGATGGTGGCGGTCGCGGCCGAGGAAATCACAGAGTTGCGATGCCTGGAGCAGGAGGAGTGGCCGAAGCGAGGTGCGTTTGTAGCAGCGCAATCACAACTGGCCGAGATCCTCGGGCAGTTAGAGCGAGAAGCTGGAAAGGTCGCTGACCAGGCCTCAGCCATATACGGGGTTAAACAAGGGATTATCACTACTGGGGAACCTCCCTCAGTTCAAATGTAG
- a CDS encoding thermonuclease family protein, whose amino-acid sequence MMKALRNSGTRIAVALAGAGVLFLGAYLLALPDTPDARTGDGSPRLVAGETATIQRVVDGDTIIVHRNGATGTDRVRLIGIDTPELGHRNGPDECYGTEATALLSSLLPEDTEVELRPDPTQLQVDKYGRLLRHIQIPETNTNVVLELLGAGAGPEYTYDKPYQGQAGYRAAEAAARSQAAGYWGACR is encoded by the coding sequence ATGATGAAAGCACTTCGCAATAGCGGCACCCGGATCGCGGTTGCGCTTGCAGGCGCCGGCGTTTTGTTCCTCGGCGCCTACCTGCTCGCGCTCCCAGACACTCCGGACGCGAGAACCGGTGACGGCTCCCCACGCTTGGTCGCAGGCGAGACCGCGACCATTCAGCGCGTCGTCGACGGCGACACGATCATTGTCCACCGCAACGGCGCCACCGGAACAGACCGTGTCAGGCTCATCGGAATTGACACCCCTGAGCTCGGCCACAGGAACGGCCCCGATGAGTGCTACGGAACCGAAGCTACAGCTCTTCTTTCATCCCTGCTTCCTGAAGACACCGAGGTTGAACTCCGGCCGGATCCCACCCAGCTGCAGGTCGACAAATACGGGAGACTTCTCCGGCACATTCAGATCCCGGAGACCAACACGAACGTCGTTCTCGAACTTCTCGGTGCTGGAGCAGGCCCCGAGTACACCTACGACAAACCGTACCAAGGCCAAGCCGGCTACCGGGCTGCTGAGGCGGCCGCGAGGTCGCAGGCGGCCGGCTACTGGGGTGCCTGCAGGTAG
- a CDS encoding FHA domain-containing protein: MLEQLLEEAETPASGTGHLEPVPGTVGLVAPAPAVVSLAPLAPAQVAPIAPPPAAPVSTEPEVDVAAMTIAVRNEPEDIDNTVMVSSSSATNCVLVLPDGSEYPLSTDAIVGRRPEASPHVQTLALPDATKSLSRTHARIWYDGTHWCLEDLGSVNGVSVFTEDNTERVLDAGVATPLMSTRFKLGTLEVTLAVPSA, translated from the coding sequence ATGCTCGAGCAGCTACTTGAAGAGGCAGAGACACCGGCGAGCGGCACAGGACATCTCGAACCCGTGCCGGGGACGGTTGGACTGGTTGCTCCCGCGCCGGCAGTCGTGTCCCTGGCTCCGCTTGCGCCGGCCCAGGTGGCCCCGATAGCACCGCCTCCGGCAGCCCCGGTGTCCACCGAGCCCGAGGTGGACGTAGCAGCAATGACGATCGCGGTACGGAACGAGCCGGAGGACATCGACAACACGGTGATGGTGTCCAGCAGCTCTGCGACGAACTGTGTCCTGGTCCTTCCCGACGGCAGCGAGTACCCGCTGTCCACGGACGCGATCGTTGGACGCCGCCCGGAGGCGTCCCCGCATGTCCAGACACTCGCGCTCCCCGACGCGACAAAGTCGCTGTCCAGGACACACGCACGTATCTGGTACGACGGGACACACTGGTGTCTGGAAGACCTTGGCTCTGTCAACGGAGTGTCTGTCTTCACCGAGGACAACACCGAACGTGTCCTCGATGCCGGTGTCGCAACACCACTCATGTCCACACGGTTCAAGCTCGGGACACTCGAAGTAACACTTGCTGTCCCCTCGGCCTGA
- the nrdH gene encoding glutaredoxin-like protein NrdH: MNENTDNQVTVYSKPSCVQCTATYRALDSKGIDYKIVDLSEDDDAVDAVKALGYLQAPVVVTGSDHWSGFRPDKIAQIR, from the coding sequence TTGAACGAGAACACCGACAACCAGGTCACCGTCTACTCCAAGCCTTCATGCGTGCAGTGCACCGCAACCTACCGTGCGCTCGACTCCAAAGGCATCGACTACAAGATTGTCGACCTTAGCGAAGACGACGATGCGGTCGACGCCGTAAAAGCACTCGGCTACCTCCAAGCCCCCGTAGTAGTCACCGGCAGTGACCACTGGTCCGGCTTCCGGCCCGACAAGATCGCACAGATCCGGTAA
- the mobF gene encoding MobF family relaxase encodes MLTMTVIGADRNAWGYLMGTVSTEHTLDRADSRAAYYMANGTPPGAWAGAGAAVLGLTATAGDVRKEDLEALFGEGNHPLTGAALGKRFITKKDADESPKKRQSVAGFEFVFSPPKSVSSWWALADPELKDNIRACHQAAIDATIEKLETDIVRTRSGVDGVAQQHVKGITAALFDHWDSRDGDPQLHTHMLVSNRVQGEDGKWRTIDSRWSLFPAVATAGAYYDTVLMDELSMRFGIDWTTQACLEYPASYQRWLSDTGRPDTVSTRHQYALERGEAPGSVAWQILDVPQDLNREYSTRSRDIAAAKDQQIAEYVRQHGRQPTPKQIIRMRQQATLATRKAKQNRSLKALTTSWRERATRHVGESFLFADRVRDAGKARLNDLPLWSFRHDDVDNEAVQDAAACALTALSIGKSTWGRRNAETEALRAIAGWRFRSPADRDQAVARVVDHVLEEAIALTPRNTLRAPTRFRTESGESMFHPAARDLFTTQEVWDAEERMLEAGRTQNAAAVDQELVDELVHTQVAGGDLVLGTDQAAAVESIACSGRLVDVLVGPAGSGKTTSLEKLREIWETQHGPGSVRGLAPTARAAEVLAESLGIETENTAKWLHETARGTLEADGFSYELHEGDLIIIDEASISGTIALDTLRAQAENAGAKLLLVGDWAQLSAVDAGGTFGLLAADREDVAELTELHRFKTDWEADASKLLRLGKAAGLAEYITHGRISHGLDETIVQDAVDAWKTDEGTLGEDGTLVSLLIAPTNDMVERLNQIARDWRIETGRVDATHETRVQSGVASPGDRIVTRQNDRTLRTNHDRWVKNNDEWTLQDIDPDTGDITAVSGDETVVLPGEYCRDHVQLAYATTAHRSQGRTVDTAHAIIDTSASRETFYVAMTRGKYSNRAYVVDDEDNVLGDNAALGMERDWKDTLEAVLRKQSAPSAHQAAADELERVSSIRQLTAEYQTLIASQLEDEYLPLLADLGVLEEESHESPYLGPVLANVRRIEQLGYDPRDTIEEVLASRELGSARATIAILHYRLGKLVDDHTELNYFADEYAPMLHNFGIDLTREDPTQYRSSLKLARTLAALDDQGTVPVEGAVREALESIDRQETQNLTAHLSRLLQTRHELNVDLVATAARHRGTGRLVAGLIERAPAHPDPDFQAALADREQAILLRAEHLVDQAIANEEPWLSELGDPTPGAPEGWRRRAATVACFRELYGIDSVEALGPEVLVAQNRERDRAVAGEALRPAGRSLHESDHLVLSPDTVRPIVGLSPSV; translated from the coding sequence ATGCTGACGATGACCGTCATTGGGGCTGACCGGAATGCCTGGGGCTACCTCATGGGCACCGTCTCGACCGAGCACACCCTCGACCGTGCCGACAGTCGAGCGGCCTACTACATGGCGAACGGTACCCCTCCTGGTGCATGGGCAGGCGCGGGAGCTGCCGTGCTCGGCCTCACCGCCACTGCGGGCGACGTCCGGAAGGAAGACCTCGAAGCGCTCTTCGGCGAAGGGAACCATCCACTCACGGGTGCAGCCCTCGGAAAGCGGTTCATCACGAAGAAGGACGCCGACGAGAGCCCCAAGAAGCGGCAGTCGGTCGCGGGATTCGAGTTCGTGTTCTCACCACCAAAATCAGTGAGCTCCTGGTGGGCGCTCGCGGATCCCGAATTGAAGGACAACATCCGTGCCTGCCACCAGGCCGCGATCGACGCGACAATCGAGAAACTTGAAACCGACATTGTCCGTACCCGCAGCGGCGTCGATGGCGTCGCGCAGCAGCACGTAAAAGGGATCACGGCCGCACTGTTTGACCACTGGGATTCACGCGACGGGGACCCGCAGCTCCACACGCACATGTTGGTTTCGAACCGTGTGCAGGGAGAAGACGGGAAGTGGCGCACGATCGACTCCAGGTGGTCGCTATTTCCCGCGGTCGCGACTGCCGGCGCCTACTACGACACCGTTCTCATGGACGAGCTCTCGATGCGGTTCGGGATCGATTGGACTACGCAGGCGTGTCTGGAATACCCAGCCAGTTACCAACGGTGGCTGTCCGACACTGGCAGGCCCGACACCGTCTCGACGCGGCACCAGTACGCGCTCGAGCGTGGCGAGGCCCCGGGCTCGGTGGCGTGGCAGATCCTTGATGTTCCGCAGGATCTCAACCGCGAATACTCGACCCGATCCCGGGACATCGCTGCAGCGAAAGACCAGCAGATCGCCGAGTACGTCCGACAGCATGGCCGTCAGCCGACACCGAAGCAGATCATCAGAATGCGGCAGCAGGCGACGCTCGCGACGCGCAAAGCGAAGCAGAACCGGTCACTCAAAGCCCTCACTACGTCGTGGCGGGAACGCGCGACCCGCCACGTCGGCGAGTCGTTCCTATTCGCAGACAGAGTCCGCGACGCCGGCAAGGCCCGCTTGAACGACCTCCCCTTGTGGTCTTTCCGGCACGACGACGTCGACAATGAAGCCGTCCAGGATGCGGCCGCCTGCGCGCTCACTGCGTTGTCGATCGGGAAGTCCACGTGGGGGAGACGCAACGCTGAAACGGAAGCCTTGCGTGCGATCGCGGGGTGGCGGTTCCGGTCGCCGGCAGACCGCGACCAAGCCGTTGCCCGCGTTGTCGACCACGTACTCGAGGAAGCGATCGCGCTGACCCCGAGAAACACGCTTCGGGCGCCGACGCGGTTCCGTACCGAGTCTGGCGAGTCGATGTTCCACCCCGCAGCCCGGGACCTCTTCACGACCCAAGAAGTATGGGACGCGGAAGAGCGCATGCTCGAGGCAGGCCGCACACAGAACGCGGCCGCCGTCGACCAAGAACTCGTCGACGAGCTCGTCCATACTCAGGTCGCCGGCGGCGACCTGGTGCTCGGTACGGACCAGGCGGCCGCGGTTGAGAGCATCGCTTGCTCAGGCAGGCTCGTCGACGTCCTTGTTGGCCCGGCGGGATCCGGGAAGACGACGTCGCTTGAGAAACTCCGCGAGATCTGGGAGACCCAACACGGGCCGGGAAGTGTTCGAGGTCTCGCGCCGACCGCGCGCGCGGCGGAAGTGCTCGCCGAGTCGCTCGGCATCGAGACCGAGAACACCGCGAAATGGCTCCATGAGACAGCTCGCGGGACCCTCGAAGCCGACGGGTTCTCTTACGAGCTCCACGAGGGAGACCTCATCATCATCGACGAAGCTTCGATCTCGGGAACGATCGCACTCGACACCCTCCGCGCTCAGGCAGAGAACGCAGGGGCGAAGCTCCTACTCGTGGGTGACTGGGCACAGCTCTCCGCTGTCGACGCAGGCGGCACGTTTGGGCTTCTCGCGGCCGACCGTGAAGATGTTGCCGAACTGACGGAGCTCCACCGATTCAAGACCGACTGGGAGGCCGACGCGTCAAAGCTTCTTCGCCTCGGGAAAGCCGCAGGCCTTGCCGAATACATCACGCACGGGCGTATCTCGCACGGCCTGGACGAAACGATTGTCCAGGACGCCGTCGACGCCTGGAAGACAGACGAAGGGACACTAGGTGAGGACGGGACACTCGTGTCCCTCCTCATCGCGCCAACGAACGACATGGTCGAACGACTCAACCAGATCGCACGCGATTGGCGCATCGAGACCGGACGCGTCGACGCGACACACGAGACACGTGTCCAGTCCGGCGTCGCGTCCCCCGGGGACAGGATCGTCACCAGACAGAACGACAGGACACTCAGGACAAACCACGACCGATGGGTGAAGAACAACGACGAATGGACTCTCCAGGACATCGACCCGGACACGGGGGACATCACCGCCGTGTCCGGGGACGAAACCGTTGTCCTCCCCGGCGAGTACTGCCGTGACCATGTCCAGCTCGCGTACGCGACAACCGCGCACCGGTCACAAGGACGCACGGTGGACACCGCACACGCGATCATCGACACGTCCGCATCGAGGGAGACGTTCTATGTTGCGATGACGCGCGGCAAGTACTCCAACCGTGCCTACGTTGTTGATGACGAGGACAATGTCCTCGGCGACAACGCAGCCCTCGGGATGGAACGCGATTGGAAGGATACCCTCGAAGCTGTCCTCCGGAAACAGTCCGCGCCTTCCGCGCACCAGGCCGCCGCCGACGAACTCGAACGCGTATCCTCGATCCGGCAACTCACCGCCGAGTACCAGACCCTGATCGCATCTCAGCTCGAGGACGAGTACCTGCCCCTTCTCGCTGACCTGGGGGTACTTGAGGAGGAATCCCACGAATCGCCATACCTCGGCCCGGTACTAGCGAACGTTCGACGTATCGAACAGCTCGGTTATGACCCGCGCGATACCATCGAAGAAGTCCTCGCGAGCCGCGAACTGGGGTCCGCACGAGCGACGATCGCCATACTCCACTATCGGCTAGGGAAGCTCGTCGATGACCACACCGAGCTGAACTACTTCGCAGACGAGTACGCACCGATGCTGCACAATTTCGGCATCGATCTCACCCGAGAAGACCCAACCCAATACCGCAGCAGTCTGAAACTAGCACGGACCCTCGCAGCGCTCGACGACCAGGGAACCGTTCCTGTAGAGGGGGCTGTGCGCGAAGCTTTGGAATCGATCGACAGGCAAGAGACACAGAACCTGACTGCGCACCTATCCAGGCTCCTTCAGACACGTCACGAGCTCAATGTCGACCTGGTGGCGACAGCCGCGAGACACCGCGGGACGGGCCGGCTTGTGGCCGGCCTCATCGAGCGAGCACCGGCGCACCCTGATCCTGACTTCCAGGCCGCGCTTGCAGATCGTGAGCAAGCGATCCTGCTGCGCGCCGAACATCTGGTCGACCAGGCGATCGCCAACGAAGAGCCATGGCTCTCAGAACTCGGGGACCCAACGCCTGGGGCGCCGGAAGGCTGGCGGCGCCGGGCAGCGACTGTGGCCTGCTTTCGTGAACTGTACGGCATCGACAGTGTGGAGGCACTCGGGCCTGAGGTTCTTGTCGCTCAGAATCGTGAGCGAGATCGGGCAGTGGCTGGTGAAGCATTGCGGCCTGCCGGGCGTTCTCTACACGAATCGGATCACCTGGTGCTCTCACCTGACACCGTGCGCCCAATAGTAGGGCTCTCACCTTCCGTTTAA